A genomic stretch from Theobroma cacao cultivar B97-61/B2 chromosome 4, Criollo_cocoa_genome_V2, whole genome shotgun sequence includes:
- the LOC18602496 gene encoding uncharacterized protein LOC18602496 — translation MCATQSQHVLRLVLSCRNITAHVTQPGTSYIVAMASSAEQEFLIQYRSKLDHFPRSHHYWDAKVASRVGEKLGFRLKAIGVSNIAVDVNEEISRPIHRRRLVLPLFDSLRRVGVEIDGADRLAEIGPSMG, via the coding sequence ATGTGTGCAACTCAGAGTCAGCACGTGCTCCGCTTGGTCCTCTCATGCCGCAACATTACCGCGCACGTGACTCAGCCAGGGACCTCCTACATCGTCGCCATGGCCTCCTCCGCCGAGCAAGAATTCCTCATCCAATACCGCTCCAAGCTCGACCATTTCCCTCGATCCCACCACTACTGGGACGCCAAAGTCGCTTCCAGAGTCGGCGAGAAACTCGGGTTCCGCTTGAAGGCGATCGGCGTCAGCAACATCGCCGTCGATGTTAATGAAGAGATCTCCAGACCCATTCACCGCCGGAGATTGGTTTTGCCGCTCTTTGACTCGTTACGCCGCGTCGGTGTTGAGATCGATGGTGCCGATAGGTTGGCGGAAATCGGGCCTAGCATGGGTTAG